The following are encoded together in the candidate division KSB1 bacterium genome:
- a CDS encoding ABC transporter ATP-binding protein: MAKVAIQVCDLVARYDSRVILDHINLEVRKGETMVIVGRSGCGKSTLLRHMVGLDQPASGHVFIDGIDITSADDKARNELLRKMGVLFQSGALFNSMSIGDNVALPLREHTRLEESTIRIMTRMKLDAVGLAGFEHFWPAQLSGGMKKRAALARAIAMDPEYLFCDEPSAGLDPVVAMGIDKLLLRLKRAFKMTMVVVTHELASIFTIADRIAMIDGGRIIAVGTPDELRASTHRRVQQFLNREADEEELDPKAYFRALTQEPGD, from the coding sequence ATGGCAAAGGTGGCAATACAGGTTTGCGACTTGGTAGCGCGCTACGACAGCCGCGTCATCTTGGACCACATCAATTTGGAAGTGCGCAAGGGCGAGACCATGGTCATTGTCGGCCGCTCGGGGTGCGGCAAGAGCACCTTGCTGCGCCACATGGTTGGCCTGGACCAGCCGGCCAGCGGCCACGTGTTCATCGACGGGATCGACATCACCAGCGCGGACGACAAGGCCAGAAACGAGCTCCTCAGAAAGATGGGAGTCCTATTCCAGAGCGGGGCGCTGTTCAATTCAATGAGCATCGGCGACAACGTGGCCCTGCCGTTGCGGGAGCACACCCGCCTGGAGGAATCGACCATTCGCATCATGACGCGCATGAAGCTGGACGCGGTGGGGCTGGCCGGCTTTGAGCACTTTTGGCCGGCGCAGCTGTCAGGGGGCATGAAGAAGCGGGCCGCCCTGGCGCGGGCCATCGCCATGGACCCCGAGTACCTCTTTTGCGACGAGCCGTCGGCGGGCCTGGACCCGGTGGTGGCCATGGGCATCGACAAGCTTCTGCTGCGCCTGAAGAGGGCGTTCAAGATGACCATGGTGGTGGTGACGCACGAGTTGGCCTCCATCTTCACCATTGCCGATCGCATCGCGATGATCGATGGCGGGCGCATCATTGCCGTGGGCACCCCCGATGAGCTGCGCGCCAGCACGCACCGCCGGGTGCAGCAGTTCCTCAACCGCGAGGCCGATGAGGAGGAGCTCGACCCCAAGGCGTACTTTCGCGCCCTGACGCAAGAACCAGGAGATTAG
- a CDS encoding ABC transporter permease, with protein MVKSTCGSVGRLTLQTAGHAGSMALLCWRTCARILLARVRLSHTTQQLVRTGADSVPIVAVMCFLVGLILAMQAAYQLEPFGATIYVADLLAVSMTREMGPMLTAIIVTGRSGSAIAAELGTMKVSEEIDALRTMGIDPIHLLVVPRTLALMVAVPCLTLIADAVGIAGGLSIAVTALKLSAVQYLKETADALVMKDLLTGLVKSLFFGLIIAQVGSYQGLRVSGGAEGVGRATTTSVVSSIFLIILADLAFTALFYSTL; from the coding sequence GTGGTTAAGTCGACATGCGGTAGTGTCGGGCGGCTCACCTTGCAGACGGCTGGCCATGCAGGAAGCATGGCCCTCCTTTGTTGGCGTACCTGTGCCCGCATTCTGCTGGCGCGGGTGCGCCTTAGCCATACGACCCAGCAGTTGGTACGCACCGGCGCCGATTCCGTGCCCATCGTGGCGGTGATGTGCTTTCTGGTGGGGTTGATCCTGGCCATGCAGGCTGCTTATCAACTGGAGCCGTTTGGGGCCACCATCTACGTGGCCGACTTGCTGGCGGTGTCCATGACCAGGGAGATGGGCCCCATGCTCACCGCCATCATCGTCACCGGGCGCAGCGGGTCGGCGATCGCTGCGGAGCTGGGCACCATGAAGGTGTCGGAGGAGATCGACGCGCTGCGCACCATGGGCATCGACCCCATTCATCTGCTGGTGGTGCCGCGTACCCTGGCCCTCATGGTGGCCGTCCCTTGCCTGACGCTGATCGCGGACGCGGTGGGGATTGCCGGCGGCCTGAGCATCGCGGTCACGGCCTTGAAGCTCTCCGCGGTGCAATACCTCAAAGAGACCGCCGACGCTCTGGTCATGAAAGACCTGCTCACCGGTTTGGTGAAGAGCCTCTTCTTTGGCCTGATCATCGCGCAGGTGGGCAGCTACCAGGGCCTGAGAGTGAGCGGGGGCGCAGAAGGGGTGGGGCGCGCCACCACGACCTCGGTGGTGAGCTCGATCTTTCTGATCATCTTGGCCGACTTGGCATTCACGGCCTTGTTCTATTCCACACTGTGA
- a CDS encoding STAS domain-containing protein: protein MEVRVRQEGGADIVEVAGEVDLFSSPEVRKALLSLAKKRSPLIIVDLARVSYMDSSGLATLIEGLQMARAHQGEFKLASLREEVLEVFELTRLVDVFEIHDDVAQALASLRPGGDGRG, encoded by the coding sequence GTGGAAGTAAGAGTTAGGCAAGAAGGTGGGGCGGACATCGTGGAGGTAGCCGGGGAGGTGGACCTCTTTTCCTCGCCGGAGGTGCGCAAGGCTCTCCTTTCGCTGGCCAAGAAGAGGTCTCCGCTGATTATCGTGGATCTTGCCCGAGTGAGCTACATGGACAGTTCGGGGTTAGCGACTCTCATCGAAGGGCTGCAGATGGCCCGGGCCCACCAGGGGGAATTCAAACTTGCCTCCCTGCGGGAGGAGGTGCTGGAGGTCTTTGAGCTGACGCGGCTGGTGGATGTGTTCGAGATTCATGACGATGTGGCACAGGCCTTGGCAAGCCTGAGGCCAGGCGGCGATGGGCGTGGTTAA
- a CDS encoding ATP-binding protein translates to MNQGNVGEKCGDEVVLTIPSDPRMLKIVRAGVGHLCAIMGFTNLEKNSVVLAVDEACSNIIKHAYGGENGHPIEIRCRMFPDRLEVRLRDYGKKADLQRVQAPATDRVRPGGFGLHLIRTVMDTVQYSNDPVLGNHLLLVKHKRDTEERRGGSKS, encoded by the coding sequence ATGAACCAAGGCAACGTTGGCGAAAAGTGCGGCGACGAGGTGGTTCTCACCATTCCCAGCGACCCACGCATGCTGAAAATCGTCCGGGCAGGCGTTGGCCACCTGTGCGCCATCATGGGTTTCACCAACTTGGAGAAGAACAGCGTGGTCCTGGCGGTGGACGAGGCCTGTTCCAACATCATCAAGCACGCCTACGGCGGCGAAAATGGGCACCCGATCGAGATTCGCTGCCGCATGTTTCCTGACCGCCTGGAGGTGCGGCTGCGCGACTATGGGAAAAAGGCGGACCTGCAAAGAGTGCAGGCGCCAGCCACTGACCGCGTCAGGCCAGGCGGCTTTGGGCTGCACCTGATCAGAACGGTCATGGACACCGTGCAGTACAGCAACGATCCGGTGCTAGGCAATCATCTGCTACTGGTGAAACACAAGCGCGACACTGAGGAGCGGCGTGGTGGAAGTAAGAGTTAG
- the polA gene encoding DNA polymerase I, with amino-acid sequence MTSERKRLFLVDGSALVFRSYYAFIRNPLINSKGENTSAVFGVTRSLLKIVQEEQPDYLAVVFDRPEPTFRHQLYEQYKATRQEAPVDLIEQLPRVREVVEALGIPIIEKPGFEADDIIGTLAKRAEQQGLETYVVSGDKDLLQLVSPAIKVYNPRRAGEAVEVLDVAGVEEKLGVPPQRVVDYLALAGDASDNVPGVPGIGPKGAAALLKEFGDLENLMRNVENIKRDAVRKAIVEHQQELEISRKLVTIDCNVDVDLTFDQLVRREPDAPRLMRLFHELEFASLADQFAQRGQQAVTYRAILTREELEWLITQLRAAGKFALDLETTSLNPIDAEIVGLSFAWRAGEAYYVPVQAPALDFTPWAPAAEVLALLKPLLEDPGLKKCGQNVKFDMAVLKMAGVTLAGVEFDSMIASYLLNPSGRQHNLDSLALEHFGHKKIAISELIGSGKKQRSMAEVPLAQIAEYACEDADFAWRLQEKLAPQLHEAALWELFESVEMPLVPVLMQMELDGVSLDVPFLEQMSQELSRQMDGLMAQIYDQAGEEFNINSTQQLGTILFEKLKLRKVRRTKTGYSTDVAVLEELAKEHPLPRTILEYRQLAKLKSTYVDALPKLVNPRTGRVHTSFNQAVTATGRLSSSDPNLQNIPIRTEMGSQIRKAFIPKDDDHVILDADYSQIELRIMAHLSGDPRLRQAFVDGEDVHRRTAALVFKLDPEEVTPEHRRRAKEVNFGIMYGMGAYGLSTRLDIPVEEAEAFIATYFATYPGVHQYIMKTLEQAHRQGYVTTLLNRRRYLPEINSDNRRMREFAERTAINMPIQGSAADLIKVAMINISRALRQSGLKTKMILQVHDELVFEVPKNEVEQVRTLVRHEMEHAITMDVPIKVDIGVGRNWLEAH; translated from the coding sequence GTGACCTCAGAACGCAAGCGGCTGTTTCTTGTGGATGGATCGGCACTGGTTTTCCGCTCCTACTACGCGTTCATCCGCAACCCGTTGATCAATTCCAAGGGAGAGAACACCAGCGCGGTCTTTGGCGTGACGCGCTCCCTGCTCAAGATTGTGCAGGAGGAACAGCCCGACTACCTGGCAGTGGTGTTCGACCGGCCGGAGCCGACCTTCCGGCATCAGCTGTATGAGCAGTACAAGGCCACGCGCCAGGAGGCGCCCGTCGACCTCATCGAGCAACTGCCGCGCGTGCGCGAGGTGGTCGAAGCGCTGGGCATCCCCATCATCGAGAAGCCGGGGTTCGAGGCGGACGACATCATCGGCACGCTGGCCAAGCGCGCTGAGCAGCAGGGTCTGGAGACCTACGTGGTCAGCGGCGACAAGGACCTGCTGCAGCTGGTCTCGCCGGCTATCAAGGTCTACAATCCCCGTCGCGCCGGCGAAGCCGTTGAGGTGCTGGACGTCGCGGGCGTGGAAGAGAAGCTCGGCGTTCCCCCGCAGCGCGTGGTGGACTATCTTGCCTTAGCAGGCGATGCCTCGGACAACGTCCCAGGAGTGCCAGGCATCGGGCCGAAAGGGGCGGCGGCCTTGCTCAAGGAGTTCGGTGACTTGGAAAACCTCATGCGCAACGTCGAAAACATCAAGCGCGATGCGGTGCGCAAGGCCATTGTGGAGCATCAACAGGAACTGGAGATCTCCAGGAAGCTGGTGACCATCGACTGCAACGTGGACGTCGACTTGACCTTCGACCAGTTGGTGCGACGGGAGCCCGATGCCCCGCGCCTGATGCGGCTGTTCCATGAGTTAGAATTCGCGTCGCTGGCCGACCAGTTTGCCCAACGTGGCCAGCAGGCGGTGACCTATCGCGCCATCCTCACTCGGGAGGAACTGGAGTGGCTCATTACCCAGCTGCGCGCCGCCGGCAAGTTTGCTCTTGACCTGGAGACCACCTCGCTGAATCCCATCGACGCCGAGATCGTCGGCCTCTCCTTTGCCTGGCGGGCGGGCGAGGCCTACTACGTTCCCGTGCAGGCGCCGGCCTTGGACTTTACCCCCTGGGCTCCTGCTGCGGAGGTGCTGGCACTGCTCAAACCTCTGCTTGAGGACCCCGGCCTCAAGAAGTGTGGTCAGAATGTCAAGTTCGACATGGCGGTGCTCAAGATGGCCGGCGTGACCCTGGCAGGCGTGGAGTTCGACAGCATGATCGCCTCCTATCTGCTGAATCCCTCGGGCCGGCAGCACAACTTGGATTCGCTGGCGCTGGAGCATTTCGGCCACAAGAAGATCGCCATCAGCGAGCTCATCGGCTCGGGCAAGAAGCAGCGGAGTATGGCGGAAGTGCCCCTGGCCCAGATCGCCGAATACGCCTGCGAGGATGCCGACTTTGCCTGGCGTCTGCAGGAGAAGTTGGCGCCGCAGCTGCATGAGGCCGCGCTGTGGGAGCTGTTCGAGAGCGTGGAGATGCCCTTGGTGCCGGTGCTCATGCAGATGGAGCTGGACGGAGTGTCACTGGATGTGCCCTTCTTGGAGCAGATGTCCCAGGAGTTGAGCCGGCAGATGGACGGCCTCATGGCCCAGATCTACGACCAGGCAGGGGAGGAGTTCAACATCAACTCCACGCAGCAGCTGGGCACGATCCTCTTTGAGAAGCTGAAGCTCCGCAAGGTGCGGCGCACCAAGACCGGCTACTCCACCGACGTGGCGGTGTTGGAAGAGCTGGCAAAAGAGCACCCATTGCCGCGCACCATCCTCGAGTACCGGCAGCTGGCCAAGCTGAAGTCCACCTACGTGGATGCGCTGCCCAAGTTGGTCAACCCGCGTACCGGACGGGTGCACACTTCGTTCAATCAGGCAGTGACGGCCACGGGACGCCTCTCCTCTTCGGACCCTAACCTCCAGAACATTCCCATTCGCACGGAGATGGGCAGCCAGATCCGCAAGGCCTTCATCCCGAAGGACGATGACCACGTGATTCTGGACGCGGACTATTCGCAGATCGAGCTGCGCATCATGGCCCATCTGTCCGGCGACCCACGCCTGCGCCAGGCCTTTGTCGATGGCGAGGACGTGCACCGGCGCACTGCTGCCCTGGTGTTCAAGTTGGACCCAGAGGAGGTCACTCCGGAGCACCGGCGGCGGGCCAAGGAGGTGAACTTTGGCATCATGTACGGCATGGGGGCCTATGGCTTGTCGACGCGCCTGGACATCCCCGTGGAAGAAGCCGAGGCCTTCATTGCCACCTACTTTGCCACCTACCCGGGCGTGCACCAGTACATCATGAAGACGCTGGAGCAGGCGCATCGTCAGGGCTACGTGACCACGCTCCTCAACCGCCGGCGGTACCTGCCGGAAATCAATAGCGACAATCGGCGGATGCGGGAGTTTGCCGAGCGCACCGCCATCAACATGCCCATTCAGGGCTCGGCTGCGGACCTCATCAAGGTGGCGATGATCAATATCAGTCGCGCTCTGCGCCAGTCAGGGCTTAAGACCAAGATGATCTTGCAGGTGCACGACGAGCTGGTGTTTGAGGTGCCCAAAAACGAGGTGGAGCAGGTGCGCACCCTGGTGCGGCACGAAATGGAGCACGCCATCACCATGGACGTGCCGATCAAGGTGGATATCGGGGTGGGCAGGAATTGGCTTGAGGCGCATTGA
- a CDS encoding peptidylprolyl isomerase encodes MTKMRQSMKTILMILVLAFLATIVFEWGMGGLKCGTTTRFQQGVIAVVNGQDITREQYDAALENELTAYRQRTGQDVDDYGMESIRSSVWDRLVENVLLSQEVKKLGLEVTDEEIKHHIFEQPPDFVREVEVFKGEDGNFDLRRYQAALQDERFREYWIQLERLLRLYLPQQKLQDAITASVRVTDDEVRREYQQQKQRARVKYIFFDPTAHGQEEPEISPKEVLEYYRKHRQDFTEPEKRKIDYVLFSTQATAADTAEVWRLAEEILSRARQGEDFADLAETYSEDPGTSDKGGDLGYVEREAMLEAFSDAAFAAPVGAVVGPVKTIHGLHIIKVEDKKREDGKEKVKARHILLKFGPLRTTIENANYAARNFADRLREGEDFYALARAETLEVHHSDFFPAGGFVPELGRDPQTSRFIFTARQGTTSGAIRTDRGFVVLVVAGIQKEHVRPVEDVEPQIRAVLTQERNRERSRHMCEQAYQKVAAGMTLEEIAAQDSLQVKTTDWFTMAGFVPGVGREPQFLGAAFGLEKDKTSKPIEGRRGYYLLQVVEREKFNTAEFEAQKQVLKQQLLQRKRNRVFQDWLADLKKKASIRDFRGYYGY; translated from the coding sequence ATGACCAAGATGCGGCAGAGCATGAAGACCATTCTCATGATCCTGGTGCTGGCCTTCCTCGCCACCATCGTCTTCGAATGGGGCATGGGTGGGCTGAAGTGCGGCACCACCACCAGGTTCCAGCAGGGGGTGATCGCCGTGGTCAACGGCCAGGACATCACCCGCGAGCAGTACGACGCTGCCTTGGAGAATGAGCTCACCGCTTACCGCCAGCGCACCGGCCAGGACGTCGACGATTACGGCATGGAAAGCATTCGCAGCAGCGTCTGGGACCGCCTGGTGGAAAATGTGCTCTTGAGCCAGGAGGTCAAGAAGCTTGGCCTGGAGGTAACTGACGAGGAAATCAAGCACCACATCTTCGAGCAGCCGCCCGACTTTGTGCGCGAAGTCGAAGTGTTCAAAGGCGAGGACGGCAACTTTGACCTGCGTCGCTACCAGGCAGCGCTGCAGGACGAGCGTTTCCGGGAGTACTGGATACAGCTGGAGCGACTCCTGCGGCTCTACCTGCCTCAGCAAAAGCTGCAGGACGCCATCACCGCCAGCGTGCGCGTCACCGACGACGAGGTACGCCGGGAATATCAGCAGCAGAAGCAGCGGGCGCGCGTGAAGTACATCTTCTTCGACCCCACGGCCCACGGCCAGGAGGAGCCGGAAATCTCGCCTAAAGAAGTGCTCGAGTACTACCGGAAGCATCGCCAAGACTTTACCGAGCCGGAGAAGCGCAAGATCGACTATGTGCTCTTCAGCACGCAAGCCACAGCCGCAGACACGGCCGAGGTGTGGCGCTTGGCTGAAGAAATTCTCAGTCGAGCACGACAGGGTGAGGACTTTGCCGACCTTGCCGAGACTTACTCTGAGGACCCAGGCACCTCGGACAAAGGGGGTGACTTGGGGTACGTTGAGCGCGAGGCCATGCTCGAGGCCTTCTCGGATGCCGCCTTTGCCGCACCGGTGGGCGCAGTGGTCGGGCCGGTAAAGACCATCCATGGGCTGCACATCATCAAGGTCGAGGACAAGAAGAGGGAGGACGGTAAGGAGAAGGTCAAGGCGCGGCACATTCTGCTCAAGTTTGGCCCGCTGCGCACCACCATCGAAAACGCCAACTATGCGGCCCGTAACTTTGCCGACCGCCTGCGCGAGGGGGAGGACTTTTACGCCCTGGCTAGGGCAGAGACTCTTGAGGTTCATCACAGCGACTTTTTCCCGGCCGGGGGATTCGTCCCCGAATTGGGGCGGGATCCGCAGACCTCGCGCTTCATCTTCACGGCCCGGCAGGGCACGACCAGCGGTGCCATTCGCACAGACCGGGGCTTTGTCGTCCTGGTGGTGGCCGGCATCCAGAAGGAACACGTGCGGCCTGTGGAAGACGTAGAGCCACAGATCCGCGCCGTGCTCACCCAGGAGCGCAACCGCGAGCGCTCCCGGCACATGTGCGAGCAGGCCTACCAGAAGGTGGCCGCAGGCATGACGCTCGAAGAGATCGCCGCCCAGGACTCCCTGCAAGTCAAGACGACCGACTGGTTCACGATGGCCGGCTTTGTGCCGGGAGTGGGTCGGGAGCCGCAATTCCTGGGCGCAGCTTTTGGGCTGGAGAAAGACAAAACTTCCAAACCCATCGAGGGCAGGCGCGGCTACTATCTTTTGCAGGTGGTGGAGAGGGAAAAATTCAACACCGCGGAGTTCGAGGCGCAGAAGCAAGTGCTCAAGCAGCAGCTCCTGCAGCGCAAGCGGAACCGGGTGTTCCAGGACTGGTTGGCGGACTTGAAGAAGAAGGCCTCGATCAGGGACTTTCGCGGCTACTACGGGTATTGA
- a CDS encoding transglycosylase SLT domain-containing protein encodes MANRRTNHRRPRVALGAVIVVALLATGGLLFRLLDLGPRHRVRELEQSLQQLRASLNADSIRQYHIQKVMAIIQMYNPEMPSSQRYEIANEIYNMTLKYTNLDVDLLCATITHETAGTWDPDIVSPAGAMGLMQIMPATGMFLASYEGLNWSSPEEVLFNPVYNVRLGARFLASQIDYYDVDGGLAAYNGGEKWAALWVKSGRDDRMLPRETREYLPAVLALYEEFANMRF; translated from the coding sequence ATGGCAAATCGGAGGACAAACCACCGGCGTCCGCGCGTGGCGCTCGGTGCAGTGATCGTCGTGGCCCTGCTGGCCACCGGCGGCCTGCTCTTTCGACTTCTGGACCTGGGCCCCAGGCACCGCGTACGGGAGCTGGAGCAGTCGCTGCAACAGCTGCGGGCATCGCTCAATGCCGACAGCATCCGGCAGTACCACATCCAGAAGGTGATGGCCATCATCCAGATGTACAATCCGGAGATGCCCTCGAGTCAGCGCTACGAGATCGCCAACGAGATCTACAACATGACCCTAAAGTACACCAATCTCGACGTCGATCTGTTGTGCGCGACCATCACCCACGAAACTGCTGGCACCTGGGACCCGGACATCGTTTCCCCGGCCGGGGCCATGGGGCTCATGCAGATCATGCCCGCCACCGGCATGTTCCTGGCAAGCTACGAAGGCCTCAACTGGAGCTCGCCGGAGGAGGTGCTGTTCAACCCCGTCTACAACGTCCGGCTGGGCGCCCGCTTTCTGGCAAGCCAGATCGACTACTACGACGTAGACGGCGGGTTGGCTGCCTACAATGGTGGCGAGAAGTGGGCGGCGCTGTGGGTGAAGAGCGGCAGGGACGACCGCATGCTGCCGCGCGAGACCAGGGAATATCTGCCCGCCGTGCTCGCGCTGTACGAGGAGTTCGCCAACATGCGCTTCTGA